One segment of Megachile rotundata isolate GNS110a chromosome 4, iyMegRotu1, whole genome shotgun sequence DNA contains the following:
- the sky gene encoding GTPase-activating protein skywalker isoform X1: protein MLVTQTPSSTDTLPNMLSVLEEEANVDADDPFPPHVDTTNIVVQPESPTSKKQALKTFNEVNALLQAGRKREAKLIIRENAWPLYNGIRAQLWPALCNQHAHGKNMLDGFYWDMVNQVFGTTELPEKSIMLPPFVDSTHCLSYHLTRKGRSVADRVVSVLGYACPDITYSPSLYPITALLLHFMPEEECYHCMASLVAAKDKMFITQTKLLYEVTWKTVEQITKKHVKSAAVHLARHCSGSRAERIYMDWIWWILQLLPFQHLVRVMDCFLHEGIKVFYRVAMAIVLLFYKHSSLQNSEWMNEISKNGIDAALSKFCRQIPVTPAKFLRTAFGIRGLSSAYISRVFLRTEMALKSRSVLTGSRSLARSRSTDNLPTSQSQVNIQMMSHTLTIREKECEDTYKDRGAHSPGPRALSMGVYPIQNICSQILDMSDLFTLWSWLPMRITMYQPILLYTTEEHGCSLTTFYVRVEQHEPTLLMIKTCNNEVFGAYCSTRWCERNLKNDKGQRQAYFGTGETFLFSLYPERAKYPWVGMDSSHNDSKVHHSAELFMAADSKMITIGGGDGQAIWMDENIRYGKTDRCSTFNNPPLCASGDFEIRVLEVYGFAGA from the exons ATGTTAGTCACACAGACACCCTCCTCGACGGACACTCTGCCGAATATGTTGTCGGTACTCGAGGAGGAGGCGAACGTCGACGCCGACGACCCGTTTCCGCCGCACGTTGACACGACGAACATCGTCGTACAACCAGAGTCACCCACCAGCAAGAAGCAAGCATTGAAGACCTTCAACGAGGTCAATGCGCTGCTCCAGGCTGGCAGAAAGAGGGAGGCTAAGCTGATCATAAGGGAGAATGCGTGGCCATTGTACAACGGGATCAGGGCGCAACTTTGGCCAGCTCTTTGCAACCAGCATGCTCACGGCAAAAATATGCTCGATGGATTCTACTGGGACATGGTTAACCAAGTGTTCGGCACCACAG AACTGCCGGAAAAATCAATCATGCTACCGCCGTTCGTGGATAGCACCCATTGCCTGTCGTATCACTTGACGAGAAAAGGCAGGAGCGTCGCGGACAGGGTTGTCTCTGTGCTTGGATACGCTTGTCCCGACATCACCTACAGCCCTTCTCTTTATCCCATCACGGCTCTTCTTCTTCACTTCATGCCAG AGGAGGAATGTTATCATTGCATGGCCAGCTTGGTCGCGGCTAAAGACAAGATGTTCATTACGCAAACCAAGCTTCTCTACGAGGTCACCTGGAAGACTGTAGAACAAATCACCAAGAAGCACGTG AAATCGGCCGCAGTGCATCTAGCAAGGCATTGCTCTGGCTCCAGAGCAGAGAGGATTTACATGGATTGGATTTGGTGGATTCTGCAGCTCCTCCCTTTCCAGCATCTAGTCAGGGTTATGGACTGTTTTCTTCACGAAGGCATTAAG GTCTTCTACCGAGTAGCGATGGCtatagttttattattttacaaacacTCGTCGTTGCAAAACTCCGAGTGGATGAATGAAATTTCCAAGAACGGTATTGATGCCGCTCTTTCGAAATTCTGCAGGCAAATACCG GTAACACCAGCTAAGTTTTTACGTACCGCGTTTGGAATACGTGGCCTCAGCTCAGCGTACATATCAAGGGTATTTTTGCGCACAGAAATGGCTCTCAAAAGTAGAAGCGTTTTAACCGGCTCCAGATCACTAGCTAGATCGCGATCCACGGACAATCTACCGACGAGTCAGTCTCAAGTCAACATTCAGATGATGTCGCACACGCTCACCATACGAGAA AAAGAGTGTGAAGACACATACAAAGACAGG GGTGCACACAGTCCTGGACCGCGTGCTCTGTCAATGGGCGTTTATCCCATACAAAATATATGCTCCCAGATTCTAGACATGTCTGAT TTATTCACATTATGGTCCTGGCTACCTATGAGGATTACCATGTACCAGCCAATACTATTATACACGACTGAAGAACATGGTTGTTCTTTGACAACATTCTACGTGAGGGTAGAGCAACACGAACCAACATTGCTAATGATCAAAACCTGCAATAACGAA GTATTTGGTGCCTACTGCTCTACAAGATGGTGTGAACGCAATTTGAAGAACGATAAAGGACAAAGACAAGCTTATTTTGGAACAGGTGAAACATTCCTGTTTAGCTTATATCCTGAACGAGCAAAATACCCTTGGGTAGGCATGGATTCCTCACACAATGATTCTAAGGTTCATCATTCAGCCGAGCTATTCATGGCAGCTGATTCTAAAATGATAACAATCGGTGGAGG AGATGGACAAGCGATCTGGATGGATGAAAATATAAGATACGGTAAAACGGATCGGTGCTCTACATTCAATAATCCACCCCTTTGTGCTAGCGGCGACTTCGAGATTAGAGTACTAGAAGTGTATGGCTTTGCCGGTGCTTGA
- the sky gene encoding GTPase-activating protein skywalker isoform X2, protein MLVTQTPSSTDTLPNMLSVLEEEANVDADDPFPPHVDTTNIVVQPESPTSKKQALKTFNEVNALLQAGRKREAKLIIRENAWPLYNGIRAQLWPALCNQHAHGKNMLDGFYWDMVNQVFGTTELPEKSIMLPPFVDSTHCLSYHLTRKGRSVADRVVSVLGYACPDITYSPSLYPITALLLHFMPEEECYHCMASLVAAKDKMFITQTKLLYEVTWKTVEQITKKHVKSAAVHLARHCSGSRAERIYMDWIWWILQLLPFQHLVRVMDCFLHEGIKVFYRVAMAIVLLFYKHSSLQNSEWMNEISKNGIDAALSKFCRQIPVTPAKFLRTAFGIRGLSSAYISRVFLRTEMALKSRSVLTGSRSLARSRSTDNLPTSQSQVNIQMMSHTLTIREGAHSPGPRALSMGVYPIQNICSQILDMSDLFTLWSWLPMRITMYQPILLYTTEEHGCSLTTFYVRVEQHEPTLLMIKTCNNEVFGAYCSTRWCERNLKNDKGQRQAYFGTGETFLFSLYPERAKYPWVGMDSSHNDSKVHHSAELFMAADSKMITIGGGDGQAIWMDENIRYGKTDRCSTFNNPPLCASGDFEIRVLEVYGFAGA, encoded by the exons ATGTTAGTCACACAGACACCCTCCTCGACGGACACTCTGCCGAATATGTTGTCGGTACTCGAGGAGGAGGCGAACGTCGACGCCGACGACCCGTTTCCGCCGCACGTTGACACGACGAACATCGTCGTACAACCAGAGTCACCCACCAGCAAGAAGCAAGCATTGAAGACCTTCAACGAGGTCAATGCGCTGCTCCAGGCTGGCAGAAAGAGGGAGGCTAAGCTGATCATAAGGGAGAATGCGTGGCCATTGTACAACGGGATCAGGGCGCAACTTTGGCCAGCTCTTTGCAACCAGCATGCTCACGGCAAAAATATGCTCGATGGATTCTACTGGGACATGGTTAACCAAGTGTTCGGCACCACAG AACTGCCGGAAAAATCAATCATGCTACCGCCGTTCGTGGATAGCACCCATTGCCTGTCGTATCACTTGACGAGAAAAGGCAGGAGCGTCGCGGACAGGGTTGTCTCTGTGCTTGGATACGCTTGTCCCGACATCACCTACAGCCCTTCTCTTTATCCCATCACGGCTCTTCTTCTTCACTTCATGCCAG AGGAGGAATGTTATCATTGCATGGCCAGCTTGGTCGCGGCTAAAGACAAGATGTTCATTACGCAAACCAAGCTTCTCTACGAGGTCACCTGGAAGACTGTAGAACAAATCACCAAGAAGCACGTG AAATCGGCCGCAGTGCATCTAGCAAGGCATTGCTCTGGCTCCAGAGCAGAGAGGATTTACATGGATTGGATTTGGTGGATTCTGCAGCTCCTCCCTTTCCAGCATCTAGTCAGGGTTATGGACTGTTTTCTTCACGAAGGCATTAAG GTCTTCTACCGAGTAGCGATGGCtatagttttattattttacaaacacTCGTCGTTGCAAAACTCCGAGTGGATGAATGAAATTTCCAAGAACGGTATTGATGCCGCTCTTTCGAAATTCTGCAGGCAAATACCG GTAACACCAGCTAAGTTTTTACGTACCGCGTTTGGAATACGTGGCCTCAGCTCAGCGTACATATCAAGGGTATTTTTGCGCACAGAAATGGCTCTCAAAAGTAGAAGCGTTTTAACCGGCTCCAGATCACTAGCTAGATCGCGATCCACGGACAATCTACCGACGAGTCAGTCTCAAGTCAACATTCAGATGATGTCGCACACGCTCACCATACGAGAA GGTGCACACAGTCCTGGACCGCGTGCTCTGTCAATGGGCGTTTATCCCATACAAAATATATGCTCCCAGATTCTAGACATGTCTGAT TTATTCACATTATGGTCCTGGCTACCTATGAGGATTACCATGTACCAGCCAATACTATTATACACGACTGAAGAACATGGTTGTTCTTTGACAACATTCTACGTGAGGGTAGAGCAACACGAACCAACATTGCTAATGATCAAAACCTGCAATAACGAA GTATTTGGTGCCTACTGCTCTACAAGATGGTGTGAACGCAATTTGAAGAACGATAAAGGACAAAGACAAGCTTATTTTGGAACAGGTGAAACATTCCTGTTTAGCTTATATCCTGAACGAGCAAAATACCCTTGGGTAGGCATGGATTCCTCACACAATGATTCTAAGGTTCATCATTCAGCCGAGCTATTCATGGCAGCTGATTCTAAAATGATAACAATCGGTGGAGG AGATGGACAAGCGATCTGGATGGATGAAAATATAAGATACGGTAAAACGGATCGGTGCTCTACATTCAATAATCCACCCCTTTGTGCTAGCGGCGACTTCGAGATTAGAGTACTAGAAGTGTATGGCTTTGCCGGTGCTTGA
- the LOC100876595 gene encoding apoptosis regulator BAX isoform X2 — MMPDFRLVVQQEMTPAAPEKPEWHEHTEDSSMSGLVGSLRGLEDNTGNITQPYRRNSLALSLHSNLAAFPVANNQEVSPFHVVDSARRRFSNVSDVVTRKISHTIRWRTVSASVELTVSQGSSLCAQYIRNRLKRSGIFHRKLGLKRMRSVMLLPGGAVVGEVYPELISIGAELEKMHPNLFNRVARQIGCGNFSSEQSASEAIVDVSREMIRNGEMTWSKVIALYAIAGGIAVDCVRQGKPEFLPAIQRGMTDVLEEDLAVWIQANGGWSALATRYRPPTKETPWYSWKLVLLFMITILIIATISIFLKLLVL, encoded by the exons ATGATGCCGGACTTTCGATTGGTGGTCCAACAGGAAATGACACCCGCAGCG CCTGAGAAGCCTGAATGGCACGAACACACAGAGGATTCCTCGATGTCTGGACTCGTTGGATCTCTACGCGGCTTGGAGGACAATACTGGGAACATAACGCAGCCTTATCGCAGAAACAGCCTTGCTTTATCGCTGCATTCGAATTTAGCTGCCTTTCCGGTCGCTAACAATCAAGAAGTCTCGCCTTTCCACGTGGTCGATTCCGCGCGGAGGAGATTCAGCAATGTCAGCGACGTTGTTACCAGGAAAATATCTCATACGATACGGTGGAGGACTGTTTCAGCTTCTGTTGAGCTCACGGTTTCTCag GGATCTTCATTATGCGCCCAATACATTCGAAATCGTTTAAAACGATCTGGGATCTTTCACCGGAAACTTGGACTAAAGAGAATGAGAAGCGTCATGCTGCTTCCCGGGGGAGCGGTTGTAGGAGAAGTTTATCCAGAATTAATATCGATAGGAGCTGAGCTTGAAAAAATGCATCCGAACTTATTCAACCGTGTAGCACGACAAATTGGATGTGGTAATTTCTCCTCTGAACAATCAGCCAGTGAGGCCATCGTCGACGTCTCCAGGGAAATGATCAGGAATGGAGAGATGACCTGGAGCAAAGTAATAGCCCTTTACGCGATTGCTGGTGGCATTGCAGTGGATTGTGTGCGTCAGGGAAAACCTGAATTCCTACCTGCCATACAAAGAG GTATGACGGATGTTCTGGAGGAGGATCTCGCTGTGTGGATACAGGCCAATGGAGGATGG TCCGCTTTAGCAACACGATACAGGCCTCCCACGAAAGAGACGCCGTGGTACTCGTGGAAACTTGTACTGTTATTTATGATTACTATCTTAATAATCGCCACGATCTCGatatttttaaaactattaGTTTTGTAA
- the LOC100876595 gene encoding uncharacterized protein LOC100876595 isoform X1 — translation MMPDFRLVVQQEMTPAAPEKPEWHEHTEDSSMSGLVGSLRGLEDNTGNITQPYRRNSLALSLHSNLAAFPVANNQEVSPFHVVDSARRRFSNVSDVVTRKISHTIRWRTVSASVELTVSQGSSLCAQYIRNRLKRSGIFHRKLGLKRMRSVMLLPGGAVVGEVYPELISIGAELEKMHPNLFNRVARQIGCGNFSSEQSASEAIVDVSREMIRNGEMTWSKVIALYAIAGGIAVDCVRQGKPEFLPAIQRVGTFLNSRYDGCSGGGSRCVDTGQWRMVRFSNTIQASHERDAVVLVETCTVIYDYYLNNRHDLDIFKTISFVICSKYNYIKTFQTSLNLINLFIAKLFVMLLILY, via the exons ATGATGCCGGACTTTCGATTGGTGGTCCAACAGGAAATGACACCCGCAGCG CCTGAGAAGCCTGAATGGCACGAACACACAGAGGATTCCTCGATGTCTGGACTCGTTGGATCTCTACGCGGCTTGGAGGACAATACTGGGAACATAACGCAGCCTTATCGCAGAAACAGCCTTGCTTTATCGCTGCATTCGAATTTAGCTGCCTTTCCGGTCGCTAACAATCAAGAAGTCTCGCCTTTCCACGTGGTCGATTCCGCGCGGAGGAGATTCAGCAATGTCAGCGACGTTGTTACCAGGAAAATATCTCATACGATACGGTGGAGGACTGTTTCAGCTTCTGTTGAGCTCACGGTTTCTCag GGATCTTCATTATGCGCCCAATACATTCGAAATCGTTTAAAACGATCTGGGATCTTTCACCGGAAACTTGGACTAAAGAGAATGAGAAGCGTCATGCTGCTTCCCGGGGGAGCGGTTGTAGGAGAAGTTTATCCAGAATTAATATCGATAGGAGCTGAGCTTGAAAAAATGCATCCGAACTTATTCAACCGTGTAGCACGACAAATTGGATGTGGTAATTTCTCCTCTGAACAATCAGCCAGTGAGGCCATCGTCGACGTCTCCAGGGAAATGATCAGGAATGGAGAGATGACCTGGAGCAAAGTAATAGCCCTTTACGCGATTGCTGGTGGCATTGCAGTGGATTGTGTGCGTCAGGGAAAACCTGAATTCCTACCTGCCATACAAAGAG TTGGTACGTTTCTTAATTCCAGGTATGACGGATGTTCTGGAGGAGGATCTCGCTGTGTGGATACAGGCCAATGGAGGATGG TCCGCTTTAGCAACACGATACAGGCCTCCCACGAAAGAGACGCCGTGGTACTCGTGGAAACTTGTACTGTTATTTATGATTACTATCTTAATAATCGCCACGATCTCGatatttttaaaactattaGTTTTGTAATATgtagtaaatataattatataaaaacttTTCAAACATCTTTGAATTTAATTAACCTTTTTATAGCGAAACTGTTTGTAATGttgcttattttatattaa
- the sky gene encoding GTPase-activating protein skywalker isoform X4, which translates to MLVTQTPSSTDTLPNMLSVLEEEANVDADDPFPPHVDTTNIVVQPESPTSKKQALKTFNEVNALLQAGRKREAKLIIRENAWPLYNGIRAQLWPALCNQHAHGKNMLDGFYWDMVNQVFGTTELPEKSIMLPPFVDSTHCLSYHLTRKGRSVADRVVSVLGYACPDITYSPSLYPITALLLHFMPEEECYHCMASLVAAKDKMFITQTKLLYEVTWKTVEQITKKHVKSAAVHLARHCSGSRAERIYMDWIWWILQLLPFQHLVRVMDCFLHEGIKVFYRVAMAIVLLFYKHSSLQNSEWMNEISKNGIDAALSKFCRQIPVTPAKFLRTAFGIRGLSSAYISRVFLRTEMALKSRSVLTGSRSLARSRSTDNLPTSQSQVNIQMMSHTLTIRELFTLWSWLPMRITMYQPILLYTTEEHGCSLTTFYVRVEQHEPTLLMIKTCNNEVFGAYCSTRWCERNLKNDKGQRQAYFGTGETFLFSLYPERAKYPWVGMDSSHNDSKVHHSAELFMAADSKMITIGGGDGQAIWMDENIRYGKTDRCSTFNNPPLCASGDFEIRVLEVYGFAGA; encoded by the exons ATGTTAGTCACACAGACACCCTCCTCGACGGACACTCTGCCGAATATGTTGTCGGTACTCGAGGAGGAGGCGAACGTCGACGCCGACGACCCGTTTCCGCCGCACGTTGACACGACGAACATCGTCGTACAACCAGAGTCACCCACCAGCAAGAAGCAAGCATTGAAGACCTTCAACGAGGTCAATGCGCTGCTCCAGGCTGGCAGAAAGAGGGAGGCTAAGCTGATCATAAGGGAGAATGCGTGGCCATTGTACAACGGGATCAGGGCGCAACTTTGGCCAGCTCTTTGCAACCAGCATGCTCACGGCAAAAATATGCTCGATGGATTCTACTGGGACATGGTTAACCAAGTGTTCGGCACCACAG AACTGCCGGAAAAATCAATCATGCTACCGCCGTTCGTGGATAGCACCCATTGCCTGTCGTATCACTTGACGAGAAAAGGCAGGAGCGTCGCGGACAGGGTTGTCTCTGTGCTTGGATACGCTTGTCCCGACATCACCTACAGCCCTTCTCTTTATCCCATCACGGCTCTTCTTCTTCACTTCATGCCAG AGGAGGAATGTTATCATTGCATGGCCAGCTTGGTCGCGGCTAAAGACAAGATGTTCATTACGCAAACCAAGCTTCTCTACGAGGTCACCTGGAAGACTGTAGAACAAATCACCAAGAAGCACGTG AAATCGGCCGCAGTGCATCTAGCAAGGCATTGCTCTGGCTCCAGAGCAGAGAGGATTTACATGGATTGGATTTGGTGGATTCTGCAGCTCCTCCCTTTCCAGCATCTAGTCAGGGTTATGGACTGTTTTCTTCACGAAGGCATTAAG GTCTTCTACCGAGTAGCGATGGCtatagttttattattttacaaacacTCGTCGTTGCAAAACTCCGAGTGGATGAATGAAATTTCCAAGAACGGTATTGATGCCGCTCTTTCGAAATTCTGCAGGCAAATACCG GTAACACCAGCTAAGTTTTTACGTACCGCGTTTGGAATACGTGGCCTCAGCTCAGCGTACATATCAAGGGTATTTTTGCGCACAGAAATGGCTCTCAAAAGTAGAAGCGTTTTAACCGGCTCCAGATCACTAGCTAGATCGCGATCCACGGACAATCTACCGACGAGTCAGTCTCAAGTCAACATTCAGATGATGTCGCACACGCTCACCATACGAGAA TTATTCACATTATGGTCCTGGCTACCTATGAGGATTACCATGTACCAGCCAATACTATTATACACGACTGAAGAACATGGTTGTTCTTTGACAACATTCTACGTGAGGGTAGAGCAACACGAACCAACATTGCTAATGATCAAAACCTGCAATAACGAA GTATTTGGTGCCTACTGCTCTACAAGATGGTGTGAACGCAATTTGAAGAACGATAAAGGACAAAGACAAGCTTATTTTGGAACAGGTGAAACATTCCTGTTTAGCTTATATCCTGAACGAGCAAAATACCCTTGGGTAGGCATGGATTCCTCACACAATGATTCTAAGGTTCATCATTCAGCCGAGCTATTCATGGCAGCTGATTCTAAAATGATAACAATCGGTGGAGG AGATGGACAAGCGATCTGGATGGATGAAAATATAAGATACGGTAAAACGGATCGGTGCTCTACATTCAATAATCCACCCCTTTGTGCTAGCGGCGACTTCGAGATTAGAGTACTAGAAGTGTATGGCTTTGCCGGTGCTTGA
- the sky gene encoding GTPase-activating protein skywalker isoform X3, with the protein MLVTQTPSSTDTLPNMLSVLEEEANVDADDPFPPHVDTTNIVVQPESPTSKKQALKTFNEVNALLQAGRKREAKLIIRENAWPLYNGIRAQLWPALCNQHAHGKNMLDGFYWDMVNQVFGTTELPEKSIMLPPFVDSTHCLSYHLTRKGRSVADRVVSVLGYACPDITYSPSLYPITALLLHFMPEEECYHCMASLVAAKDKMFITQTKLLYEVTWKTVEQITKKHVKSAAVHLARHCSGSRAERIYMDWIWWILQLLPFQHLVRVMDCFLHEGIKVFYRVAMAIVLLFYKHSSLQNSEWMNEISKNGIDAALSKFCRQIPVTPAKFLRTAFGIRGLSSAYISRVFLRTEMALKSRSVLTGSRSLARSRSTDNLPTSQSQVNIQMMSHTLTIREKECEDTYKDRLFTLWSWLPMRITMYQPILLYTTEEHGCSLTTFYVRVEQHEPTLLMIKTCNNEVFGAYCSTRWCERNLKNDKGQRQAYFGTGETFLFSLYPERAKYPWVGMDSSHNDSKVHHSAELFMAADSKMITIGGGDGQAIWMDENIRYGKTDRCSTFNNPPLCASGDFEIRVLEVYGFAGA; encoded by the exons ATGTTAGTCACACAGACACCCTCCTCGACGGACACTCTGCCGAATATGTTGTCGGTACTCGAGGAGGAGGCGAACGTCGACGCCGACGACCCGTTTCCGCCGCACGTTGACACGACGAACATCGTCGTACAACCAGAGTCACCCACCAGCAAGAAGCAAGCATTGAAGACCTTCAACGAGGTCAATGCGCTGCTCCAGGCTGGCAGAAAGAGGGAGGCTAAGCTGATCATAAGGGAGAATGCGTGGCCATTGTACAACGGGATCAGGGCGCAACTTTGGCCAGCTCTTTGCAACCAGCATGCTCACGGCAAAAATATGCTCGATGGATTCTACTGGGACATGGTTAACCAAGTGTTCGGCACCACAG AACTGCCGGAAAAATCAATCATGCTACCGCCGTTCGTGGATAGCACCCATTGCCTGTCGTATCACTTGACGAGAAAAGGCAGGAGCGTCGCGGACAGGGTTGTCTCTGTGCTTGGATACGCTTGTCCCGACATCACCTACAGCCCTTCTCTTTATCCCATCACGGCTCTTCTTCTTCACTTCATGCCAG AGGAGGAATGTTATCATTGCATGGCCAGCTTGGTCGCGGCTAAAGACAAGATGTTCATTACGCAAACCAAGCTTCTCTACGAGGTCACCTGGAAGACTGTAGAACAAATCACCAAGAAGCACGTG AAATCGGCCGCAGTGCATCTAGCAAGGCATTGCTCTGGCTCCAGAGCAGAGAGGATTTACATGGATTGGATTTGGTGGATTCTGCAGCTCCTCCCTTTCCAGCATCTAGTCAGGGTTATGGACTGTTTTCTTCACGAAGGCATTAAG GTCTTCTACCGAGTAGCGATGGCtatagttttattattttacaaacacTCGTCGTTGCAAAACTCCGAGTGGATGAATGAAATTTCCAAGAACGGTATTGATGCCGCTCTTTCGAAATTCTGCAGGCAAATACCG GTAACACCAGCTAAGTTTTTACGTACCGCGTTTGGAATACGTGGCCTCAGCTCAGCGTACATATCAAGGGTATTTTTGCGCACAGAAATGGCTCTCAAAAGTAGAAGCGTTTTAACCGGCTCCAGATCACTAGCTAGATCGCGATCCACGGACAATCTACCGACGAGTCAGTCTCAAGTCAACATTCAGATGATGTCGCACACGCTCACCATACGAGAA AAAGAGTGTGAAGACACATACAAAGACAGG TTATTCACATTATGGTCCTGGCTACCTATGAGGATTACCATGTACCAGCCAATACTATTATACACGACTGAAGAACATGGTTGTTCTTTGACAACATTCTACGTGAGGGTAGAGCAACACGAACCAACATTGCTAATGATCAAAACCTGCAATAACGAA GTATTTGGTGCCTACTGCTCTACAAGATGGTGTGAACGCAATTTGAAGAACGATAAAGGACAAAGACAAGCTTATTTTGGAACAGGTGAAACATTCCTGTTTAGCTTATATCCTGAACGAGCAAAATACCCTTGGGTAGGCATGGATTCCTCACACAATGATTCTAAGGTTCATCATTCAGCCGAGCTATTCATGGCAGCTGATTCTAAAATGATAACAATCGGTGGAGG AGATGGACAAGCGATCTGGATGGATGAAAATATAAGATACGGTAAAACGGATCGGTGCTCTACATTCAATAATCCACCCCTTTGTGCTAGCGGCGACTTCGAGATTAGAGTACTAGAAGTGTATGGCTTTGCCGGTGCTTGA